One genomic segment of Vibrio penaeicida includes these proteins:
- a CDS encoding arginine deiminase-related protein encodes MFNSPNQNVDSLLYSEQGVQNANCVVMVPPKEFAFNAQTAADNEFQHAVDESTEVIREKAMSEFKLMAKTLRQNGIQVVEFDYPESMIETPDAVFPNNWFSTTRNGEFFTFPMACENRRHEVRTEALVQALEKAGRNVRSTNDSLLSYTNKEAYLESTGVMVKDHVNRTLYAALSQRCDREVLEDYAKQIGYDRVISFQTALPETGHPIYHTNVMMAVGESFCVICDEVIPEYERRFVLKSLAKDRQVISISIEQMNKFCGNILELQSVNGDKIIAMSQSAFNAFSETQRKQLAQHGKLLPFDVGTIETIGGGSVRCMLGEIFLSPRVATL; translated from the coding sequence ATGTTTAATTCTCCTAATCAAAATGTCGACTCTCTGTTGTACAGTGAGCAAGGTGTCCAGAATGCAAACTGTGTTGTTATGGTCCCACCGAAAGAATTTGCGTTTAATGCGCAAACAGCAGCGGATAATGAATTTCAACACGCAGTAGACGAATCAACAGAAGTTATTCGTGAAAAAGCGATGTCAGAATTCAAATTGATGGCAAAAACATTACGCCAGAATGGTATTCAAGTCGTCGAATTTGATTACCCTGAATCGATGATTGAAACACCTGATGCCGTTTTTCCTAATAACTGGTTCAGTACGACTCGAAATGGCGAATTTTTTACTTTTCCTATGGCGTGTGAAAACCGAAGACACGAAGTTAGAACAGAAGCACTTGTACAGGCGCTTGAAAAAGCGGGTAGAAACGTTCGTTCTACAAACGACAGCCTTTTAAGTTATACAAATAAAGAAGCGTATTTGGAAAGTACGGGAGTGATGGTCAAAGATCATGTTAACCGAACTCTTTATGCTGCTTTATCTCAGCGTTGTGACCGAGAAGTTCTCGAAGATTACGCCAAGCAAATTGGTTACGACCGAGTGATCAGTTTTCAAACAGCACTACCTGAAACAGGTCACCCAATTTATCACACCAACGTGATGATGGCGGTGGGTGAATCATTTTGTGTTATTTGTGATGAGGTTATTCCAGAGTACGAGAGACGCTTCGTACTGAAATCGCTAGCAAAAGACCGCCAAGTAATCAGTATAAGCATTGAACAAATGAACAAGTTCTGCGGCAATATCTTGGAATTGCAGTCGGTTAATGGTGATAAGATAATTGCCATGTCACAGTCTGCATTCAATGCATTTAGCGAGACTCAAAGAAAGCAGCTTGCTCAACATGGCAAACTGCTTCCATTTGATGTGGGAACCATCGAGACAATTGGTGGTGGTAGTGTGCGGTGTATGCTAGGAGAAATTTTCCTTTCTCCACGAGTTGCCACGCTTTAA